The DNA window CAGGTCGCTGCGGTCGACGGTGCCACCGCTTTCACCGAGGACAGGGAGCTCTCGGTGCAGGACGCCACCGTCGTCCTCGCCGAGGACGGCCAGGCTGCGGTCAAGTTCACCGTGACCAACCAGGACCGCAGCATGAAGGATCACACGCTGAAGTCCGTCACCGTCGACGGCACCCCGGCCACGCTCGGAGGCTCGCGTCCGATCACCTACAACGGTTCGCTGGTCGCGGATTCCGCCGAGGGCCTGAAGAACATGCCGAAGTCCAAGGACGGCTCCATCCAGTACGTGGCCACCTCTGTGGAAAACCAGGACTTCGCGTACGGCGGCGTCGTCCCGGTGAAATTCGAGTTCGATAGCACCTCGCTCGAGATTGAGGTCCCCGTGTCCGCACCGACGCGGCAGTCGGGCGAGCAGGAGCGCGAAGCAGATCGCTAAGAAGCCGCGCAGTATCCACACCTGTTCCGAGTGTGGCTACTCCTCGCCGAAGTGGCTCGGGCGCTGCCCCGAATGCGGGTCGTGGGGGACCCTGCAGGAAAGCGCGCCAGCCCCGTCGGCACCGCTGACGCCTGCGTCGAGCGCAAAGCCCATCACGCTTGTCGACGCGGCGTCGACCCACACCATCGCCTCCGGCATCACCGAACTTGATCGGGTGCTCGGCAACGGCGTGGTCCCCGGATCCGTCGTGCTTATGGCAGGCGAGCCGGGCGTGGGCAAATCCACTCTCCTGCTCGAAGTCGCCTCCCGCTGGGCCGAGCAGGGACGCAAAGCGCTCTACTGCACCGCCGAGGAGTCCGCGGGCCAGGTTCGCGGCCGGGCCGAGCGCACCGGTGCGCTGAAAGACAGCCTCTACCTCGCTGCGGAATCCAACCTGGATGTGGTCTTCGGGCACGTCGCAGAGCTCAAGCCCTCGCTCCTGATCGTCGACTCTGTGCAAACCATGCAGGCCAGCGGCGTCGAAGGCGTGGCCGGCGGGGTCGCGCAGTCCCGGGCCGTGACCGCCGCGCTGACCACCCTGGCTAAGACGACGAACATGCCGGTGCTCCTCGTGGGGCACGTGACCAAAGACGGCAACGTCGCAGGCCCGCGCGTGCTCGAACACCTCGTGGACGTCGTGCTCAACTTCGAGGGCGACCGCCACTCCTCGCTGCGCATGCTGCGCGGGATCAAAAACCGCTTCGGTGCGACCGACGAGGTCGGCTGCTTCGAGCAGACCGCCGAGGGCATCCGCGAAGTGCCGGACCCCTCCGGACTGTTTCTTTCCCATCGCGGCAACACGCCGGATGGCTCCGCGGTGACCGTGGCGATGGACGGGGTGCGCCCCATCCTGGCCGAGGTACAGTCGCTAACCGTCGATCCGGTGAACAAGAGTCCGCGGCGCGTGGTCACCGGCCTGGACTTCAACCGCGTGCCGATGGTGCTGGCCGTGCTGCAAGCGCGCTGCGGGCAGCGCACCAACGACAAGGACGCCTACGTAGCCACCGTCGGCGGGGTGCGGATCACGGAGACGGCGACGGACCTGGCGGTCGCGCTGGCCACCTGGTCCAGCCTGCACGAAACGCCACTGCCGCCGAAGACCGTGGTGATCGGCGAGGTAGGTCTTGCCGGCGAGCTGCGCCGCGTGCCCAACCTACAGCGCCGCCTGCAGGAGGCCGCCCGCTTAGGCTACGAGCGCGCCATCGTCCCCGCGGGCGCGGAGGCTTCCGTGAACGGCATGGAAATCACCGAGGCCGCAACGCTCGCCCAAGCGATTGCGGCCGTCTCCCCCGCTAGGTGATGTTAAACGGCACCGGGTCCGAGGCGTTGTCGCCGATCAC is part of the Corynebacterium imitans genome and encodes:
- the radA gene encoding DNA repair protein RadA, yielding MAKKPRSIHTCSECGYSSPKWLGRCPECGSWGTLQESAPAPSAPLTPASSAKPITLVDAASTHTIASGITELDRVLGNGVVPGSVVLMAGEPGVGKSTLLLEVASRWAEQGRKALYCTAEESAGQVRGRAERTGALKDSLYLAAESNLDVVFGHVAELKPSLLIVDSVQTMQASGVEGVAGGVAQSRAVTAALTTLAKTTNMPVLLVGHVTKDGNVAGPRVLEHLVDVVLNFEGDRHSSLRMLRGIKNRFGATDEVGCFEQTAEGIREVPDPSGLFLSHRGNTPDGSAVTVAMDGVRPILAEVQSLTVDPVNKSPRRVVTGLDFNRVPMVLAVLQARCGQRTNDKDAYVATVGGVRITETATDLAVALATWSSLHETPLPPKTVVIGEVGLAGELRRVPNLQRRLQEAARLGYERAIVPAGAEASVNGMEITEAATLAQAIAAVSPAR